The proteins below come from a single Anguilla rostrata isolate EN2019 chromosome 3, ASM1855537v3, whole genome shotgun sequence genomic window:
- the LOC135251740 gene encoding macrophage receptor MARCO-like → MDTAVDKPDGKATIFSQDNPHYDLDMRLNRADHFELESSDFKKMEREKPGGRKKCLAFIVIYLILLTALNSFLLYKVLTLQNELHRIAHGSAAADWPSSSTNEFLHAGPPPNRGKGRPPPLRNASLETASLRESLGTLEARVDVLCGGPGGLGQLRAELGAVNASTALLQNRLLDLNSKPGPPGTPGPQGPKGDSGTKGVAGSKGEQGDQGLPGPQGVAGAQGEKGDPGEPGGTGPRGADGERGEPGPIGPPGPTGSEGPPGQTGSKGDPGEQGAPGHPGALGAKGETGSTGPPGPMGQAGEKGDQGFQGIPGPPGEPGSTGLRGPKGETGAPGRFGLAGVPGVPGMKGEKGLKGDTGLQGQKGSPGIQGPTGLKGDMGRSGSKGDTGRPGATGSKGERGDRGLQGEQGRPGPQGPQGEKGSATQAASPVVRIAGGGSRGRVEVFHEGLWGTVCDDSFDTLDGTVICRMLGYTRATSIFTAAAGTGRIWLDELGCTGRESSIFLCPHSGSGVHNCNHQEDAGVTCV, encoded by the exons ATGGATACGGCAGTGGATAAGCCAGATGGGAAAGCCACCATTTTCAGTCAGGACAACCCACACTACGACCTGGACATGAGACTCAACAGGGCTGATCACTTCGAGCTTGAAAGCAGCG atttcaaaaagatggagagggaaaaaCCAGGTGGAAGGAAGAAATGTCTTGCTTTCATAGTGATCTATCTAATCCTGCTGACAGCACTCAATTCATTCCTGCTTTACAAAG TGTTAACATTGCAGAATGAGCTCCACCGCATCGCTCACGGGTCGGCCGCAGCCGATTGGCCGTCGTCCTCCACCAATGAGTTCCTGCACGCGGGGCCCCCCCCAAACAGGGGCAAAGGCCGCCCCCCGCCGCTAAGGAACGCCAGCCTGGAGACGGCCTCCTTGCGGGAGAGCCTGGGGACCCTGGAGGCCCGGGTGGACGTCCTGtgcggggggccgggggggttgGGACAGCTGAGGGCGGAGCTGGGCGCGGTCAACGCCAGCACCGCCCTCCTGCAGAACAGACTGCTCGACCTGAACTCCAAACCAG GTCCTCCTGGTACACCTGGACCACAGGGACCAAAGGGAGACTCTGGTACTAAGG gTGTCGCAGGCTCAAAGGGTGAGCAAGGTGATCAAGGCTTACCAGGACCCCAGGGGGTAGCAGGTGCACAAGGAGAAAAGGGAGATCCAG GTGAACCCGGAGGGACGGGTCCGCGTGGCGCCgacggggagagaggagagcccGGGCCAATCGGCCCACCTGGACCGACAGGATCCGAAGGGCCACCTGGACAGACAG GTTCAAAGGGTGACCCAGGAGAACAGGGGGCACCTGGACACCCAG GTGCCCTAGGTGCAAAGGGAGAGACTGGCAGTACAGGCCCCCCAGGACCGATGGGACAGgcaggagagaagggagacCAAGGGTTCCAGGGAATACCAG GGCCTCCGGGAGAACCTGGCTCCACTGGACTAAGGGGTCCCAAGGGGGAAACTG GAGCTCCAGGCAGATTTGGGCTGGCGGGGGTGCCAGGAGTCCCAGGGATGAAGGGGGAGAAGGGTCTGAAGGGAGACACAGGCCTTCAAGGGCAGAAAG GGTCACCAGGAATCCAGGGACCTACGGGTCTAAAAGGGGACATGGGACGGTCAG GGTCAAAAGGGGACACAGGACGTCCAGGGGCCACAGGAAGTAAAGGAGAACGGG GGGACAGGGGACTGCAGGGGGAACAGGGCAGGCCTGGCCCCCAGGGGCCACAGGGGGAGAAAGGATCAGCCACCCAGGCAG CGTCGCCGGTGGTGAGGATAGCTGGAGGGGGGTCCCGAGGCCGGGTGGAGGTTTTCCATGAGGGCCTGTGGGGGACAGTTTGCGACGACAGCTTCGACACCCTGGACGGGACGGTCATCTGTCGAATGCTGGGCTACACGCGGGCCACCAGCATTTTCACCGCTGCTGCAG GAACAGGGAGAATCTGGTTGGATGAACTGGGGTGTACTGGCAGGGAGAGCAGTATCTTCCTGTGCCCACACAGTGGAAGCGGGGTCCACAACTGCAACCACCAGGAAGACGCAGGCGTGACATGCGTTTAA